One genomic segment of Belonocnema kinseyi isolate 2016_QV_RU_SX_M_011 chromosome 2, B_treatae_v1, whole genome shotgun sequence includes these proteins:
- the LOC117182835 gene encoding zinc finger protein 91-like: MMSIQFRNKTLTGQNYKCGKCLQAKSESKKSTVRKDGGPYSCITTAISSGNKSGAKTIQCETDDPLEIKQEVIEDPSKFCTVYIKEDDILEDKPQPQTIKKQKIQEAEEEKKHRCEKCARSYKRQKSLREHQKYYCDVKPQFICKFCGKEFRRNRILNSHIVRSHQKSTSKILEKKHKCDKCPRSYTWVNALNEHKRSVHAAVKPEFKCDYCAHITNRKSSLAKHMMDRHLKSKKRQRNIKA; this comes from the exons GAGCATACAATTCAGGAATAAAACATTAACCGGACAAAACTACAAATGCGGAAAGT gtCTACAGGCAAAGAGTGAATCGAAGAAATCAACAGTTAGGAAGGATGGCGGGCCATATTCTTGTATAACTACTGCAATTTCTTCTGGCAATAAATCTGGTGCTAAGACAATCCAATGCGAAACTGATGACCCTTTGGAAATTAAGCAAGAAGTCATCGAAG atccGTCAAAGTTTTGTACCGTATATATAAAAGAAGATGATATCTTGGAGGATAAGCCCCAACCGCAGACCATAAAGAAACAGAAAATTCAGGAAGCGGAAGAGGAAAAAAAGCACAGGTGTGAAAAATGTGCACGCAGCTATAAAAGGCAAAAATCTTTGCGTGAGCACCAAAAATACTATTGCGACGTCAAGCCCCAGTTCATATGTAAATTCTGCGGCAAAGAATTTAGACGGAACAGAATTTTAAATAGCCATATAGTTCGTTCCCATCAGAAATCAACctcaaaaatattggaaaagaagCATAAATGCGACAAATGTCCTCGTAGTTACACTTGGGTAAATGCTCTAAATGAGCATAAACGTTCAGTACATGCAGCAGTCAAGCCGGAATTTAAATGCGACTATTGTGCTCACATCACAAATCGAAAATCTAGCTTGGCAAAACACATGATGGATCGCCATCTGAAATCAAAAAAACGTCAGCGAAATATTAAAGCTTAG